Genomic segment of Chrysemys picta bellii isolate R12L10 unplaced genomic scaffold, ASM1138683v2 scaf3136, whole genome shotgun sequence:
atgtgtgcaattgatggtttcttcctaagtggggtaatttacatttgtccatattgaatttcatcctatttacttcagattgtttctccagtttgtccagatcattttgaattttaatcctgtcctccaaagcatttgcaaccccttcctGCTTAGTATCGCCACaatcttaataagtgtactctctatgccattatctaaacccttgatgaagccattgaacagaaccagacccagaactgatccctgagggtatgtctacactacgagagtagttcgattttacttaaagcgaatttgtggaaccgatattacaaagtcaaagccacactaaggacagtaattcgactttgtgagtccacactaacagggcaagcgtcgccattggaagcggtgcactgtgggcagctatcccacagttcctgtagtccccgctgcccattggaattctgggtcgagcccccaatgcctgctggggcaaaaaatgtgtcaagggtggttttgagtaactgtcgtcattcaaccctccctcccgccctccctccctgaaagcgccggcgggcgatcagttcgcgcacttttctggtgattgatagcgcggacgccacagtactgcgagcatggagcccgctgcgatcatcgctacagttatggccgttgtcaacacctcgcaccttatcatccacctttttcaaaggcagatgctgagaaatcgggcgaggaggctacggcagcgcagtgaggacattaagtctgagaggggcacagacctctcgcaaagcatgggaccccgcgccgtggacatcatggtggcaatgggtcatgttgatggtgtggaacggcgattctgggcccgggaaacaagcacgaactggtgggaccacatagtgctgcaggtctgggatgaatcacagtggctgcgaaactttcggatgcgtgagggaactttcctggaactttgtgagttgctgtcccctgccctgaagcgcaagtacacacggatgcgagcagccctgactgtccagaagcaagtggccatagccctctggaagcttgcaacgccagacagctaccggtcagtcgcgaatcaatttggagtgggtaaatctaccgtgggggttgctgtgatgcaagtagccaacgcaatcgttgagctactgctttcaaaggtagtgaccctgggaaacgttcaGGTCATCattgatggcttcgctgcgatgggattcccaaactgcggtggggctatagatggaactcacatccctatcctgggaccggcccaccaggccagccagtacattaaccgaaagggctacttttcaatggtgctgcaagcactggtggaccataggggacgttttaccaacatcaatgtcggatggccgggcaaggttcatgatgctcgcgttttcaagaactctggtctgtttagatggctgcaggaaggtatttacttccctgaccacaaaataactgttggggatgtggagatgcctatagtgaccctcggggacccagcctacccgctaatgccctggctcatgaagccctatacaggtgccctggacagtgaaagagaactcttcaactaccggctgagcaagtgcagaatggtggtggagtgtgcttttggacgtctcaaggggagatggagaagcgtactgactcgctctgatctcagcgaaaccaatatctccattgttattgcagcttgctgtgtgctccacaatctctgtgagagcaagggggagacgtttatggcggggtgggaggttgaggcaaatcgcctggctgctgattatgcccagccagacagccgggcgattagaagagcccagcgggacgcgctgtgcatccgggaagctttgaaagctaggttccagagtgagcagggtaacctgtgactattaagtttgtttaaacagaagctgcacctgcccccgtttctttacccacttaatgttgactatcctctccagttacataccttgTTCACCCCGTCtcgccccttccaacacacctttaaaaataaaataaattaaactttgttcgttaacactgttttctttattaaggatttcgtggtaaagtgttgaaactgggacgcagactggtggggagtgggtgtagtgatggaaaggacgcttctaaactcgaggaatgacaggctcctgctcctagagcggtccgcagtggtggactggttgtttcaacggagcctgccacccctccttttcgggactctgtgtgtgggggctatgtgactttgtggcggggggggagggggagttacagatcccctgctgcgtggctctgtcatccaggctaaggaccgctgcataagatctgtaaccaccctcccccgccacacactcacatagcccccccacacagaacatgaaaaccacctcccagcctgaccagggtgcctagtgactgcaatgtgtgtgtgaccttccgctgaacctgcccccgtgtctgtaccctggtaaaggtgactgtcctctccaattaccaactcccttccctcctttcaaacacactctcctctaaaaagcaacagagggtcctgtggcacctttaagactaacagaagtattgggagcataagctttcgtgggtaagaacctcacttcttcagatgcaagtaatggaaatctccagaggcaggtatgaatcagtatggagataacgaggttaattcaatcagggagggtgaggtgctctgctagcagttgaggtgtgaacaccaagggaggagaaactgcttctgtagttggatagccattcacagtctttgtttcatcctgatctgatggtgtcaaatttgcaaatgaactggagctcagcagtttctctttggagtctggtcctgaagactCCAAGTCTTATCTTggagttatctccatactgacttaaaggtgccacaggaccctctgttgctttttacagattcagactaacacggctacccctctgatactctcctctaaaagaacatgatggaaacagtaattaacagaaacgtattttttattaagaact
This window contains:
- the LOC135980415 gene encoding uncharacterized protein LOC135980415; translated protein: MEPAAIIATVMAVVNTSHLIIHLFQRQMLRNRARRLRQRSEDIKSERGTDLSQSMGPRAVDIMVAMGHVDGVERRFWARETSTNWWDHIVLQVWDESQWLRNFRMREGTFLELCELLSPALKRKYTRMRAALTVQKQVAIALWKLATPDSYRSVANQFGVGKSTVGVAVMQVANAIVELLLSKVVTLGNVQVIIDGFAAMGFPNCGGAIDGTHIPILGPAHQASQYINRKGYFSMVLQALVDHRGRFTNINVGWPGKVHDARVFKNSGLFRWLQEGIYFPDHKITVGDVEMPIVTLGDPAYPLMPWLMKPYTGALDSERELFNYRLSKCRMVVECAFGRLKGRWRSVLTRSDLSETNISIVIAACCVLHNLCESKGETFMAGWEVEANRLAADYAQPDSRAIRRAQRDALCIREALKARFQSEQGNL